The Chitinispirillales bacterium genome has a window encoding:
- a CDS encoding NERD domain-containing protein: MEKETEMLLQDLIKRQAEARDQIKENAKGFAELREQQKKIAEESEKRSKKIDEKLDRLNEIVNRVNNNIGYHAEQYFQTVFEKKLSFGKETYYYMLPNLKYSRKGKSAEFDIVLVNGESVAIIEAKNRIHPDFIKEIALNKVSQFREYFPIYENYKLYLGAAGFSFDESVVKEAKVYGIGIIRQVGDAVEIDDRDLKVY; encoded by the coding sequence ATGGAAAAAGAAACGGAAATGTTGTTACAGGACTTGATTAAGCGGCAAGCAGAGGCAAGAGATCAGATTAAAGAAAACGCCAAAGGTTTTGCCGAGTTGAGGGAGCAACAAAAGAAAATCGCAGAAGAAAGCGAAAAACGTTCAAAGAAAATTGATGAGAAATTGGACAGACTTAACGAAATAGTGAACAGGGTTAACAATAATATCGGTTATCACGCAGAACAGTATTTTCAAACCGTATTTGAAAAGAAATTATCTTTTGGAAAAGAAACGTATTATTATATGCTCCCTAATTTGAAATATAGTAGAAAGGGGAAATCAGCGGAATTTGACATTGTTTTGGTTAACGGCGAATCAGTTGCGATTATTGAAGCGAAAAACAGAATACATCCGGATTTTATTAAAGAAATAGCGTTAAATAAAGTGTCACAGTTTCGTGAATACTTCCCTATCTATGAGAATTACAAATTATATCTTGGAGCGGCGGGTTTTTCGTTTGACGAAAGCGTAGTTAAAGAAGCGAAAGTTTACGGTATAGGAATAATCCGTCAAGTCGGCGACGCGGTAGAAATAGACGATAGAGACTTGAAGGTTTATTGA
- the purE gene encoding 5-(carboxyamino)imidazole ribonucleotide mutase: MLKAAIVMGSQSDNHISDKVEEIFKEFGVEYELSVISAHRHPVKIKKFAKNLEKNGFGVVIAIAGLAAHLPGVVASLTALPVIGVPGDGGPMQGQDALYSIVQMPAGIPVACVGIGNGKNAALLAVQVLATANDGLKNKLKEFRKKFGDDSE, encoded by the coding sequence ATGTTAAAAGCGGCGATTGTTATGGGTTCACAATCCGATAACCATATTTCGGATAAAGTAGAAGAGATATTTAAAGAGTTTGGCGTCGAATACGAATTGTCGGTGATTTCGGCGCACAGACATCCTGTAAAAATCAAAAAATTTGCGAAAAATCTTGAGAAAAACGGTTTCGGCGTCGTGATTGCGATAGCCGGGCTTGCCGCACATCTGCCGGGAGTGGTCGCAAGTTTAACGGCTTTACCGGTAATAGGGGTGCCTGGAGACGGCGGTCCTATGCAGGGACAGGACGCGCTGTATTCTATAGTTCAAATGCCTGCGGGTATTCCCGTAGCGTGCGTCGGAATCGGAAACGGAAAAAACGCGGCGCTTTTGGCTGTACAGGTTTTGGCGACGGCAAACGACGGTTTGAAAAACAAACTGAAGGAATTTCGTAAAAAATTCGGCGATGATTCGGAATAA
- a CDS encoding U32 family peptidase yields MQNKKIELLAPCGTIEAFHAALDGGADAVYLGLGNFNARQRQKNFTAQTLSYVIPYAQKKGVKVYITMNTLVKDGEIPLFINDCTILKQLKPDALIIQDWGMAAMLKKYFSEIPLHASTQMAIHNSMQVKFAQDFGISRVVPARELTLSEIRKIKNKTVCEIELFVHGALCYSISGRCLASSYLGGASGNRGHCTQACRRFYSETPQKKGFYFSPKDFWAIDFLEEYQNIGISSLKIEGRMKGAEYVYSVVSAYRDFIDEKIDLETAKERLSHDFGRQKCTFLLNGENSTAVVSAARQAGTGNYAGKIAGIDKRGIILESDGEIPQVGDRLRFHSVDGEEGGVVKVEEVIAEENSKLIRLIVDGDFKINSDGALFIISRKNPMIKQWKTRKIHVNPRKFDVKKGIPAGKIMSEIDRNINPNGKPHLFLRGDSVEWIKQFKSVKNANYILSVSKSTYEIDFTKEKLKGFVSQIIIALPQFIPQGDISFWKSAVENYKKNGISKFMISNLGDKEFFGKDDKIYADYPLWTINRYTQKMLEDYGFYGFSYSPEDDILNLKRNGNNDGLFCIFMKIPLFVSRIKPVLQDGKLVCDSMNERFFIKIKDNCSYLLSGDVLGLTHRVDKLSELGIKKFVLDFSFFPPGDTTLFRNVLTSYERRNRISGSVLFNHKGGLK; encoded by the coding sequence ATGCAAAACAAAAAAATCGAACTTCTTGCGCCTTGCGGAACGATTGAGGCGTTTCACGCGGCGCTTGACGGCGGAGCGGATGCTGTTTATTTGGGGCTTGGAAATTTTAACGCGCGCCAAAGACAGAAGAATTTTACCGCACAGACGCTTTCGTATGTGATTCCGTACGCTCAGAAAAAAGGCGTAAAAGTTTATATTACTATGAATACGCTGGTAAAAGACGGTGAAATACCGCTTTTTATAAACGACTGCACGATTTTGAAGCAATTGAAGCCCGACGCGCTGATAATTCAGGATTGGGGAATGGCGGCGATGTTGAAAAAGTATTTCAGCGAAATTCCGTTGCATGCAAGTACGCAAATGGCGATTCACAATAGTATGCAAGTGAAATTTGCGCAGGATTTCGGCATTTCTCGGGTAGTGCCCGCAAGAGAACTTACGCTTTCGGAAATAAGAAAAATCAAAAATAAAACCGTGTGTGAAATTGAACTCTTTGTGCATGGAGCGTTGTGTTATTCTATTTCCGGTCGATGTTTGGCGTCGTCGTATTTGGGCGGCGCAAGCGGAAATCGCGGACATTGCACACAAGCTTGTCGAAGGTTTTACAGCGAAACGCCGCAAAAAAAAGGATTTTATTTTTCACCGAAAGATTTTTGGGCTATCGACTTTTTGGAAGAATATCAAAACATAGGAATTTCATCGCTGAAAATCGAAGGACGAATGAAAGGCGCCGAATACGTTTATTCTGTGGTAAGCGCGTATCGCGATTTTATTGATGAGAAAATTGATTTGGAAACGGCGAAAGAACGGCTTTCACACGATTTTGGACGGCAAAAATGTACTTTTTTGTTGAATGGAGAAAATTCTACCGCGGTAGTTTCGGCGGCTCGTCAGGCGGGAACTGGAAATTATGCGGGGAAAATTGCAGGCATTGACAAAAGAGGAATTATTTTGGAATCGGACGGCGAAATTCCGCAAGTCGGCGACCGTCTGCGTTTTCATTCGGTTGACGGTGAAGAAGGCGGGGTAGTAAAAGTTGAAGAAGTTATCGCCGAAGAAAACAGCAAATTGATTCGACTTATTGTCGATGGGGATTTCAAGATAAACAGCGATGGCGCACTTTTTATTATTTCGCGAAAAAATCCGATGATTAAGCAGTGGAAAACACGGAAAATTCATGTAAATCCACGAAAATTTGATGTAAAAAAAGGTATTCCAGCCGGAAAAATTATGTCCGAAATTGACAGAAATATAAATCCGAACGGGAAACCGCATCTTTTTTTACGCGGCGACAGCGTAGAGTGGATTAAACAGTTCAAATCCGTCAAAAATGCGAATTACATTTTGAGTGTATCAAAATCGACTTACGAAATTGACTTTACAAAAGAAAAATTGAAAGGCTTTGTTTCTCAAATTATTATCGCTCTTCCGCAGTTTATTCCCCAAGGCGATATTTCATTTTGGAAAAGCGCAGTTGAAAATTATAAAAAAAACGGAATTTCAAAATTTATGATTTCAAATTTGGGCGACAAAGAATTTTTTGGAAAAGACGATAAAATTTATGCCGACTATCCGCTTTGGACTATTAACAGATATACGCAGAAAATGCTTGAAGACTATGGATTTTACGGGTTTTCGTACTCGCCGGAAGACGATATTTTAAATCTGAAACGAAACGGAAACAATGACGGGCTTTTTTGTATTTTTATGAAAATTCCGCTTTTTGTTTCGCGTATAAAACCGGTTTTACAGGATGGGAAATTGGTTTGCGACTCAATGAACGAAAGATTCTTTATAAAAATTAAAGATAATTGTTCCTATCTTTTAAGCGGAGACGTTTTGGGATTAACTCACAGGGTTGATAAATTGTCGGAATTAGGGATAAAAAAATTCGTCTTGGATTTTTCGTTTTTCCCGCCAGGCGATACGACGCTTTTCAGAAACGTTTTGACAAGTTATGAACGCAGAAACCGTATAAGCGGCAGTGTTTTGTTTAATCACAAGGGCGGATTGAAATAA
- a CDS encoding alcohol dehydrogenase catalytic domain-containing protein produces MESDAIRLYGKRDLRRETIYISPPKEHEILADVICCAVCASCCKVAQLGQEHNRVPKNLLQNPVILGHEFCAKVSAVGDGVDKTLVGKSIIVQPMVYETGFEWQAMGHSFGETGGYATKIKIPKQFYENGAIIEFSGKGFYKAALAEPLGCIIAAFRTQYHTKQESFKPIYGNKPEGTTIFLGGAGNMGKLAVQLWREKSHKFAKLLIYDRNPEKLKSMCEIIKNDGRIKTYSSQDENFVRSLAGTIDDVVVFAPSRDLVDLGMLLLSFDGCLNFFAGPFEKEFNVPINFHNIHYQRHHIVGSSGASGEDIRRALQLIENNSIDPSLIVSHIGGLGCVAEIVGNFAAFGGGKKLIYPQIALPITVVDSWSEKKENELLTNCYFNPPL; encoded by the coding sequence GTGATTTACGTCGCGAAACGATATATATTTCGCCGCCGAAAGAACACGAAATTCTCGCAGACGTAATTTGTTGCGCAGTTTGCGCTTCTTGCTGCAAGGTCGCACAACTAGGACAGGAACACAACAGAGTTCCCAAAAATCTTTTGCAAAATCCGGTAATTTTGGGACACGAGTTTTGCGCAAAAGTAAGCGCTGTAGGCGACGGAGTAGATAAAACGCTTGTCGGTAAGAGCATTATCGTTCAACCGATGGTATATGAAACCGGATTTGAGTGGCAGGCTATGGGACATTCCTTTGGCGAAACCGGCGGATATGCGACTAAAATAAAGATTCCCAAACAATTTTATGAGAACGGCGCAATTATAGAATTTTCAGGGAAAGGATTTTACAAGGCGGCACTTGCAGAACCGCTCGGTTGCATAATTGCAGCTTTTAGAACGCAGTACCACACAAAACAAGAAAGTTTCAAGCCTATTTACGGAAATAAACCCGAAGGAACCACTATATTTTTGGGCGGCGCCGGGAATATGGGAAAACTTGCCGTGCAATTGTGGAGAGAAAAATCGCATAAATTCGCAAAACTTTTGATTTACGACAGAAATCCGGAAAAACTTAAATCAATGTGTGAAATAATAAAAAACGACGGCAGGATAAAAACGTATTCTTCGCAAGATGAAAATTTTGTCCGCTCTCTTGCCGGAACCATCGACGATGTAGTAGTTTTTGCCCCTTCGCGCGATTTGGTAGATTTGGGAATGTTACTTTTGTCGTTTGACGGCTGCTTGAATTTTTTTGCCGGACCTTTTGAAAAAGAATTTAACGTTCCCATAAACTTTCACAACATTCATTATCAACGCCACCATATTGTAGGAAGTTCGGGAGCCTCGGGCGAAGATATTCGCAGAGCGCTGCAACTAATTGAAAACAATTCAATCGACCCGTCGCTGATAGTCAGCCACATCGGCGGACTTGGATGCGTTGCGGAGATTGTCGGAAATTTCGCGGCGTTCGGAGGAGGAAAGAAACTGATTTATCCGCAAATTGCCCTTCCAATCACGGTAGTAGATTCATGGTCGGAGAAAAAAGAGAACGAATTGTTAACCAACTGTTATTTCAATCCGCCCTTGTGA